From Solanum stenotomum isolate F172 chromosome 2, ASM1918654v1, whole genome shotgun sequence:
ctttgctattagcagactcaatctgagtaagacggtgatcataaataatatgattttgtttaagaaatttaatttcttccttcaaatgttcaatttctccttttaaatcatcaaaagaggtatcacgaataaccatggtttgtttagaagagagtctattatgaacttcagacaaggagtaaggagcagaataattaaaatcatctttaacctttttatcactaggaatactagttgaagagctagttttactagcagccaattgaatgatcttttcacgaagagtattatcggtaacttcttttagaagttctatcacattgtctgcagtgatagtgaacatattcatgtCTTCAAACTGAGATTGCAACTTGTAAAATTCATCATGTTCGCAGTGACAAGTATCACCATGACATTTGCAAGCATCATTCGAATCTTGTTGAACCTTACTAGATGACTCAGGTTGCTCATCCTCCGTTgcataacttgcttcagaatcatcataatctgattcggaaccagaagtatatagaaaactataaatcttctcttgaatatcatcatcaagttctagagtcttaagcttttctagcttacaatttggagctatatgcccaaattttccacatttataacacttaGTCTTATCAAGATTTCGCTTGGACCTATTCCTGGTAAATTTATGAGATTTACGATGAGTCCTacgctcatctctttcttctctagtccttcttctagatcttcttttcttatgatgagaCCTATGATATTCTGATTTAGAAGTTTCTCGGTGGGTGCTTTTTAAAGCATCCGGTAAATCGAATTGAGTACAAAAATCTCGTAATTGAGACTTTTCTTTAAGCTTATCCATCTTAAGCTgtcttgagagttttaactcattgcacaaatttatgccTTCTTGCGTACAAGCCCCAATAAGCTTTCCATAAGTGAAATCACTATAGGGAATAATTCCTTGTGAATTTCTAGGAGtcttttttactctttctgcaaataaagaaggtaagccatcaataaatttggctttccagaattctaaaccattttcgggaagttccattacccgacttaaataagtgtctttataccatctaaactcacctaaatgtctacatctaagaccatttagaagagatctaatggtttcatattgattggtaaatctaccactaaaatgttcaagaatagTCAAAATAAGTGTATACACAACGTCTTCTCTATTTTGAACAAGGGCAAAGCCTAAATTGTCATGACTTTCATTTGCTGCCTTAGCATTAATTATTGTTGCTCTGGCATCAGAGggcatataattatcccaccatcctCTTAGTTGACCGGTAAATCCTGCAATAATCATCTTGCAGATGGTCCTGTTAGTGTTATTGACACTTTTGCAAATAGTAGCATACATAAGTATCCTATGAACCATAATCGTCAACAGCCTATCAGTTAGCCCAtcgagattccattcataaatctcacttccactatacgaagtgttagtttgattccaatctctttcctctattaaaacatcttgaggagtaGGCCTGGGATAGTAATAAGTTTGCATGCTAGGTTTTCTAGCATAAACAAtattaccactattcttctttggatacccatgaagtttattaacttccatttccatttgagttttgaaatcaaaagtggcttccatctcatctgcaaaatcttcaGCGAGACTTATCGGTTTCGCACTTGCACCAAATTGTGAAAACTTTTAatcaagaagattttcaagGTCGTGCAAAGGTCTAAGaataaaatcctgaatctcagGAGGCCTTTGAATATGAACATCAGGTTGTTTTGACGAAGAAGCCTGTTCCGAAACTTGTTTCACAGATTTTAGCTTACTATCAATTTGAACAATCAGATTAGACAtgttatctaattttttgtctaGAGAACAGATATGTTCACCAATAACTTTGACATATAGGCCcgaataattattttgagaaataagatGATTAACTTCATTTATACTTACTGCGGCGAcatcattatcaataaatttatgaaaagcagTAAAAGAAATACCAGTATTATTGGGTAAAATaaacggagcttgaggaggataaatggattgaataatattacccgattcatctttgtaagatcgttcaagaacgTTGATGAACAGGggcaaataagtggttataaaccaaggcacaaaaaacataatatgattatgtaatgcacaagtttcataaaactcttgagaaatattatttaaatcttctttactataagtgtcaaaaaaccaagttttaaaccggttccatttttcatttaaaaattcgttttgaatatattttcttgccagtgaacctggactaaaatcaatttgatgttcactcatcattaagtatcattaagattaaaatccatctcggatacagaaggaatatccttatcagaaatatcagaTGTTTTATCATTCGTTTGGACAATGTTTAATCaaggatcaattttaattttttgtttttccgcAGATATAACTGTTGATAAAGTATGTAATGAAGCAGCGCGATTTCTTGCTAGACCATAACAAGGTTCTATCggagaaatatgttgaatagctagtcttctatcagaagcaaaagaatgtctactataaggaacacttttttcatcaaactgcatacaaatttttccatcggaattttgactaataataataataataataataataattttttatggtgtatgaatttatatttttatatcatgatatttaattaattatttctgaTTATTATCtcttcactttttttaaaagaagaaccATACCATTAGATGTATTTGCGAGAGTAACAAGTTTGTTGATCTCCtgtaaaatattattgaattttgtttgTTAGATTTAACGAGAATTAGCAAAAACTCACATTAGAAGATGTACATTACTAAAAAGGTCAATTGTGAGGGTCAAAATCAATGGATATCTATTGATTTAAgggagaaatcaagaaaaattgaaatagtGCTTTGGAACATAAATTGATGAATCTTGTGGTTAAAATCAAGGAAGTCTATTGGCTAGGTAAATTATACAATTctcaattataatttaaaatttagtataaaaataaatacttcaTTGTTCTTATTTTTTACTATTCAACTGCATGCCTTTCACAAAAGTTAATACTAGTATACTCatcacaattattatttttttagaaatttacCTACGGACTATCCATATAGAGCATTAACCCTCTTTGGCTTTCCAATATTCTCTTTGAAATTTTCATGATTCTGAACTAATAGTTGACCATGATCAATACACATaatcaataaaaacaacaattttTCGGAATAGAATCTCAATTCTAACTTTCTTCTcatctaaaatatatatttctgcATGTACTTTCCGTTCTTTGCTTAAAACAACtagatatgaaatttaagtGAACGtcataaagataaaattatgaaaGTTGTGTATCCTGTTGATGAATTTTTATTCTCTATAAAAGGTAACAATAAACTTAGTTTAttacacttaatttttaaatttcaatgaAAATCATCAATGAGAACGGATAACACGTATATActtttttatcccaaaaaaaaaattacactattaaAAGCACTTCAATTAACATATATCCCATTTCATCCCAACAAAATTGACACTACAAGAAGAACTTCATTTCAGGAGGAGAGAATTTCCAACATAATCGAACGTATTAATTTATCATCACGAACAATAGATTGTAACCGTCTCATGAAAATTTCTCCCTCTACTACTGTGCTAACCTGTGAACAATTTGTATGAATCAAAATAATAGTCTTGAAATTAGAATATTCACATGTATATAGTAAATCCTTGATTAATACCTAGTGTTAAAAAAGGGAAATCCAAACCTCAATTCTCAATTTCTTTCCATTTACATACAATAGGAGAAAAAACACCATCCTCGTCGCGCTGCTAAAGACGTGGGCTCGTCACATGTTTACTTCGTTAGTATCTATCTATATTTATCTACACATAGTTGTTACAAGTTTTTGGTTTAGAAAAAATGACACAAAAAGGTCATTTATGGAAGAAGGTAGATTCAAAAATAGTCTTTttaagtaagaacttaataGTTTTAGTCCTTTAATTAAGTTTGTCAAAAGTTAACAGTTTTCATCTcgagtaaaatatttattgaattttatttgttagatttaatgaaaatttattgAGAACTCACAAAAAAAAGATACACAAAGAGGTCAAAATCGATGGACGTTTGTCGATTATAAGGCAAAATCGAGAAAAATTGACGAAATAAATCTTCATAACACAATATGACAGACTCCCTCGGTTAAAACACACTAATTTTGATTATCATTGAAAAATTGGgataatttaaaaagaaaaatacttgTGACCTTTTATGAAAGTAGCATGTTTGTTCATGCGAAGGATGTTTcggataatttaaaataagagcGTAGAAGTGCGATTTATAAATCCCAAAGCATGCTTGCTCTTGGTTTATAAACCTTAAGCAAAATAGATTTTTGTTCATGAATAGAATTGGCCATCAATGGAAGGTTGAAATCACATTTAATTAATGTGTTCTATTTTGCCAACTACTTGTCATGCCCTCTACAATTTACGAGTAGAGATACTTATTAATCTAGTTAAGCATATCTAAatcattctctttttctttctttttttccgaacaaactattaattcctTTTAATATTAGAGATTTGGTCCATGTCCTCCTTTAAATTTATACCTTTTTGCGTGGACGAATAAACCTAACCCCCCACATAAGGGCTCACAATCTTTAGTAATGAGttatgaaaaaacataaaaatatataaatcattCATCAAGATAAATATGGTACCTACTAATTAATAAAGGATACAATCCACACTTGTTAAATTCcaacatacatatatttcaaCAAGTAATTTCAGTTCTTAGCTGAAAATAGCTAGATATGAGACTTAGTTCCAGTAAAAGCAGCCAGCCTCGACAAATTATGGAAGTCGAAAACCTGAGGTGTATCCTGCTGAGGTAATGCCCGATTCATTTTCCCTTCTTACCTTCTTCTCTCGACAGATGAACATTTTCCCTTCTTACCTTCTTCCTCTTACCTTTTTCAATCTCATGAATCTTTTCTGAATCCTCAATGAAGATTTTAGGGATAAAAAAGTTTCCATCGACATCAGTCCAAGAGATTGGTAGTTCATTTCCAGTGTCCAAATCAATCCCAAACATGCGATaaaaatcaacaattaattTAAACCCTTCCATTTCCACCTCAATCATAACCTTTCCACTAACAAAAGCAGAAATGAGCACATCCATCGCATGTTTCTCGAAATCCATCCAGGATCCATCCTTATACATCTTGAACCTCAACGGTTTCCCACTCTCTTTGAAGTTGTGGTGATTCTGAAACAGTAACTGAGCATGATCAGGCCATCTACCCAACGGAAGAACCTCATTTCTCACTTTCGACTTCCCATCAACACCATCCTTGCCGTTTCCACTAATAATCGctcttttcttcatcatcataaatatttttttgagaagcTTAATTTCTAGCAGAAGAAAGACCAAAGGAAAACTTGTCTATATATACTAGTAGTTGATTGGAGAAGGCATTATGACGGTCATACCCTTGGTTTTAGATGGCATAAATGTTTTATGGTACATACCAAATCTCATTCACTTCTCTCTTATTTCGCTCACTACTCTCACATGTATAAGGTATTTCAAAAATGGCGATCAGACCCTTGATTTTAGAGTGTAAGGCTTGTTTATGTAAGGATATTTCGGGTAGTATAAAAATGTAAGTGTGAAAAGTGGAAATGAAAGTCTCCTTTTTCTATATTACAGTAATCcctattaataaattaaattcaatttttctattatatgctattttcctattttgtcttcttttttctctttataataagaaaatattctttCGGTCCATATTAAGTGAGTTTGTGAGTTAATACATAgacccctactttttattttttaagtcattttcaactaatttcaagtcattttttacattgtcaaacacttcctaacttattttaagttattttttatatttgtcaaacacttctagaagtcaaaaactaactaaaaattagatttgaccaacttttaatctaatccaaacaccctcatacttattaagaaaaaaaattatgacataaattaaatagtatTTTCCACTTTTATACTTTTAGTGATTgtcaaactatttttaaaaagggaaataatttaaagaaaaatcataaatatgagGAATTAACTCTCTTGAATTTATCATCTAAAAAATGTAAATGAAGggcaaaaatagaaaaaaaaaatcaaatatttatattaagcTTTAAAAAgttcacttattttgaattatgaaaaaaaaaactccaaacAATCATTTTAACATTATTATGGAATAGAGGGAGTAGTTGTTTTggagtataaatttttatttttatatcttaaatttcacaaattatattcaattatgaCTTTTGATTTTAGAAAACTTGGGCTTCCATAAATataagtttgattaatttataatcaatttatataagaacataaattaaaaactaattcatttagttttttcaagtgtttttattttttaattacttaatttaaataaaatattatttaatagaaGTAATGAGACAATTAagtaattgtattttatattctaattctagtcgtattttatatatatatatacatctttTGAGAAGATGAGATTCAAGtttgcataaaaatatattcaagttCTCTCTATTTTTTATAGATCTTTCTGTtctatatattgaaaataagcAGCAATATTCCTATAGTAAGAAACCAAATTAAACTAACACtagaaaatttattatatacaaattagGATAATCCAATCCTaactagacatgaattgaaaaaaataaaaaaataacaaatattaaacAACTTAGGAATCCTACTCttaactttgaattattattcCAACACGTGGTTCTTAACAAATAACGGGTGATGATCAAGACACCTAGCTACTCGACAAACAATAATTTTCTCGGAATAGGAACCTCAATTCTCAATTTCTTACATAGTTGCAAATGATTTGattgagttataaattatacatttaaaattaGCAACAACAGACATTGTTGAATTGTCTTATGACCTTTTATGAAAGTAGCAGGTTTGTTCATGCGAAGGATGTTtcggaaaatttaaaataagaacgTAGAAGTGCAATTTATAAATCCTAAAGCACGTTTGCTCAGGGTGTAAATATAAGCACCTCCTGGCGGTTTATAAACCCTAAGCAAAATAGATTTTTGCTCATGAATAGAGCCGGACATCAATGGAAGCTTGAAATTACATTTAATTAAGGTGTTCTGTTTTGCCCTCTACAACTTATGAGTAGAGATACTTATTAATCTAGTNATAGTTGCAAATGATTTGattgagttataaattatacatttaaaattaGCAACAAGAGACATTGTTGCATTGTCTTATGACCTTTTATGAAAGTAGCAGGTTTCTTCATGCGAAGGATGTTtgggaaaatttaaaataagaacgTAGAAGTGAAATTTATAAATCCTAAAGCACATTTGCTCAAGGTGTAAATATAAGCACCTCCTGGCGGTTTATAAACCCTAAGCAAAATAGATTTTTGCTCATGAATAGAGCCGGACATCAATGGAAGCTTGAAATTACATTTAATTAAGTTGTTCTGTTTTGCCCTCTACAACTTATGAGTAGAGATACTTATTAATCTAGTTAGGCATATCTAaatcattctcttctttttttttctggaCAAACTAGTTAACTCCTTTCTATATTAGAAATTTGATCCATGTCCCCCTTTAAATTTATACCTTTTTGCGTGGACGAATAAACATAGTAAAAATCAAACCTAATCCCCCGCATAAGGGCTCACAATCTTTGGTGATGACTtatgaaaaaaacataaaaatatcttAATCATTCATCAAGTTAAAAATGGTACCCACTAAATAATTGGAAGTCCAAACATCATGATTTGCTACTATTATATTGCCACATGCCATCAATTTTTACCTGTGATCGCAACCCTAATCATACGGAAAGATGTCTAgtctagtatatatatgtgaTGTGACATTCATATATTTCAGCAAGTAATTTCAATTCTTAGCTGAAAATAGCTAGATATGAAATCTACTTCTACTAAAAGCAGCCAACAAGCTAAGTGAGcatcaaaaatagaaaattatgaAAGTCAAAAACCTGAGTCTGTAAAAGGTAACATTACACTTTGGTTTTTTCAACATGAAATTTATCAATGAGAAACCATAATTCCCATTTTATCCCAACAAGTTTGACAGAACCTCATATCAGGAAGGAGTTCCAACATAATCGGACGCATCAATTGATCATCTTGAACAATAGCTTGTATCTTGCTTATGAAATGTTCCTGCGCTACTACTTTGCCCACCTGtgaatatataatttgtatgaCAAGTCAAGATTTTAAAATCAGAATATTCaccatatgtatatatatatagtaaatctTGTGTTAAAAAAGGAATCTAGACTTACCTCATAGGAGGTTTGCAAACTTTTCAACTCTAGTTTTTTTGTTAGTGGAAGCAAATTAGGTAGCTTGAATAGTAATCTACACCATCGATCGTCAGTATGAGCACCACAATTCTGTTGACCTGTATTTATACTTGAGTATTACTGTTTCGTTTCTCTCACAACaatcaaaaataattgaaactaTACGTATATTACCTGGTGTATGACGATCAAGTTTATAACTGACTATACATTCGGGTAGAATGTGAGTGTTCATATTGTGATACCACATCACATACAACTTTGGATTGATCAAGTCATCAACCCCGGTATCAAAATCCACACTCGATCGAAACAACTGCTTAGATCCGAGCTCAACCTTTTCAAGATTTCCCAATATGACTCGACATAAAATCATATGTTTTTCACCATTTTCATCAACATCGGACATCATTTCACTACACgagtaacaaaaaataattaatgtacatttgaaataatgaagaaaacacaaaaaatgaacTAACCTTATTTGAGGTAACTGTAAAGGCGACAAGTATATACCAATACCACGATGACCGGGTTCAATTCTTGTTAATTCAAATCCACGATGCATTATGGAGTTCAAATTCCTGGACGATGACCCATACCAAGCAAGTACAACTTTAGGGTTCCCTCTGGCCCTCGTTACCATCTCCACATTGTCTATAAAAACTTGTTCCATAAGATCGCTTTTAATACACTCATGAATGGCAGTTATTGTAACACCCGAACGAGACGACAACAGGTAATCCTTTACCGTCTGATAGGCGTACTCATCTTCCCTCATTGACCTAGTCCTAGCCCACTTTGGTGGAACCAATTCAGTAGGGGTAGCGATAACAAGCCGCGATGAACTGCCTACTTCGATTCccttcttcctcattccttttTCTGAATCCTCAATGAACATTTTAGGGATAAAATAGTTTCCATTTACATCAATCCAAGAGATTGGCAGTTCGTTCCCATTGTCCAAATCTATTCCAAACATGCGgtaaaaatcaataattaatttaaatccAGCTTTCATTTCTACCTCAATCATACCCTTTCTACTCACAAAAGCTGAAATGAGCACATCCATTACATGTTTCTCGAAATCCATCCACGATCCATCCTTATACATCTTAAACCTCAATGGTTTCCCACTCTCTTTGAAGTTGTGGTGATTCTGAAACAGTAACTGAGCATGATCAGGCCATCTACCCGATGGAAGAACCTCATTTCTGATTTTCGACTTCCCATCAACACCATCCTTGCC
This genomic window contains:
- the LOC125854767 gene encoding uncharacterized protein LOC125854767 produces the protein MDKFSFGLLLLEINLLKKIFMMMRKTTIISGNGKDGVDGKSKIRNEVLPSGRWPDHAQLLFQNHHNFKESGKPLRFKMYKDGSWMDFEKHVMDVLISAFVSRKGMIEVEMKAGFKLIIDFYRMFGIDLDNGNELPISWIDVNGNYFIPKMFIEDSEKGMRKKGIEVGSSSRLVIATPTELVPPKWARTRSMREDEYAYQTVKDYLLSSRSGVTITAIHECIKSDLMEQVFIDNVEMVTRARGNPKVVLAWYGSSSRNLNSIMHRGFELTRIEPGHRGIGIYLSPLQLPQISEMMSDVDENGEKHMILCRVILGNLEKVELGSKQLFRSSVDFDTGVDDLINPKLYVMWYHNMNTHILPECIVSYKLDRHTPGQQNCGAHTDDRWCRLLFKLPNLLPLTKKLELKSLQTSYEVGKVVAQEHFISKIQAIVQDDQLMRPIMLELLPDMRFCQTCWDKMGIMVSH